A window from Aliamphritea hakodatensis encodes these proteins:
- the pilM gene encoding type IV pilus assembly protein PilM: MLSFLKKQEKGWVGVDIGTSSVKMVALSKRGDDLRVDAYAISPLPATAVIDNSIQDVGLVSEVIERGLKICNKPLQQAVTAVPSSAVISKTIELSDSFTEFDLEEQVKIEADRFIPYPLDEVALDFEVLGPSPSNAGLNEVLLVACRSNDVEKREDAINGADLNCQVVDVDSFCIERVYPLLVLDGADDQALVGLVDIGAATLTLNVFRNNQIVYNREQAFGGNDLNHLLQQQTGLVPADIEHQLRNGELSDELMETVVLPFRSTISQQISRALQFFYSSGAHNQLTKLCLQGGGVTIDGLADIVAEEVGVPTELANPFAGMDVDSKINPARLAYDAPSLVKACGMSLRSFEH; this comes from the coding sequence GTGTTGAGCTTTCTGAAAAAGCAGGAAAAGGGCTGGGTAGGTGTTGATATAGGGACATCATCAGTGAAAATGGTTGCACTGTCTAAACGGGGAGACGACCTGCGGGTTGATGCGTATGCAATTTCTCCCCTTCCTGCGACCGCTGTTATCGATAACAGTATTCAGGATGTCGGCCTTGTTTCAGAAGTGATTGAACGCGGCCTGAAAATCTGCAATAAGCCGCTTCAGCAGGCAGTGACTGCAGTACCTTCTTCAGCGGTTATTTCTAAAACCATTGAGTTGAGTGATTCCTTTACAGAGTTTGACCTGGAAGAACAGGTTAAGATTGAGGCTGACCGTTTTATTCCTTACCCCCTCGATGAAGTGGCACTGGACTTTGAAGTCCTGGGCCCGTCGCCTTCCAATGCCGGCCTGAACGAAGTGTTGTTGGTTGCCTGCCGAAGTAACGATGTTGAAAAACGTGAAGATGCGATTAACGGAGCTGACCTGAATTGCCAGGTTGTTGATGTTGACAGTTTCTGTATTGAGCGGGTGTATCCTCTGCTGGTACTGGATGGTGCCGATGATCAGGCACTGGTTGGTCTTGTTGATATTGGTGCAGCAACCCTGACGCTGAATGTGTTCAGGAATAATCAGATTGTTTATAACCGGGAGCAGGCTTTTGGCGGTAATGATTTGAATCATCTGCTGCAGCAACAGACAGGACTTGTACCTGCGGATATAGAACATCAGTTACGTAACGGTGAGTTAAGTGATGAACTGATGGAAACGGTTGTGCTGCCGTTCCGCAGCACAATCAGCCAGCAAATTTCCCGTGCGTTGCAGTTTTTTTATTCATCAGGCGCTCATAACCAGTTGACTAAGCTATGTTTACAGGGTGGCGGTGTAACAATTGATGGTTTGGCTGATATTGTTGCAGAGGAGGTTGGCGTGCCGACCGAACTGGCCAATCCGTTTGCCGGGATGGATGTGGACTCGAAAATAAACCCTGCCAGGCTGGCGTATGATGCGCCGTCACTGGTAAAAGCCTGTGGTATGTCGCTGCGAAGCTTCGAGCACTGA
- a CDS encoding PilN domain-containing protein, protein MAKINLRAWREEKAAQRQKQFMVNVLSSAFLAVAVVLLIGFYFDFQTDRQRIRNNYLNSEIAQLDVQLAEIKELNIKRARLTDRLKAIQDLQSSRPLIVRNFDELVRVQPDGVLYLSLTRRGDEITLDGRAQKSADVSSLMRQIYASVWFGEPNLTKVANADSMKQFNLTVPVLKPSLGEAN, encoded by the coding sequence ATGGCAAAAATAAACCTCAGGGCCTGGCGGGAAGAAAAAGCTGCCCAGCGACAGAAACAGTTCATGGTGAATGTGTTGTCGAGTGCGTTTCTGGCCGTGGCGGTTGTGCTGCTGATAGGGTTTTATTTTGATTTTCAGACGGATCGTCAACGGATAAGAAATAACTATCTGAACAGTGAAATTGCCCAGCTGGATGTACAGCTAGCTGAGATTAAAGAACTGAATATCAAACGGGCACGTCTGACTGACCGTTTAAAAGCCATTCAGGATTTACAGTCCAGCCGACCACTGATTGTCCGCAATTTTGATGAGTTGGTCAGAGTTCAGCCAGATGGTGTGTTGTATTTGTCTCTTACGAGGCGTGGTGATGAGATTACTCTTGATGGCAGAGCACAGAAAAGTGCCGATGTTTCATCTCTGATGCGCCAGATTTATGCCAGTGTGTGGTTTGGTGAACCTAATCTGACGAAGGTTGCAAATGCGGACAGTATGAAACAGTTCAATCTGACCGTGCCTGTTTTGAAACCGTCCCTGGGTGAGGCGAACTGA
- a CDS encoding type 4a pilus biogenesis protein PilO — MSMDKLANSFKGFDPDNLDFSQAGNWPVGVKVICYLLVFSAVVAGGVYLHISDAEKRLNNEISAETGLKQQVQAKAGQVANLAALRKQMADVQGQFTELLKQLPTEKEVPGLLEDISEIGRSSGLDIQVIQLAAEQKSKFYIELPINIQVTGAYHQLGQFVSGVAALSRIVTLHDYKIVPGNGSLSMNISAKTYRYDDSN, encoded by the coding sequence ATGAGTATGGATAAACTGGCGAACAGTTTTAAAGGCTTTGATCCGGATAACCTTGATTTCAGTCAGGCGGGGAACTGGCCGGTTGGTGTCAAGGTTATCTGTTATCTGCTTGTATTTTCTGCGGTGGTGGCCGGCGGTGTTTATCTGCATATTTCAGATGCGGAAAAACGTTTGAATAATGAGATTTCTGCTGAAACAGGCTTGAAACAGCAGGTGCAGGCTAAAGCCGGGCAGGTGGCGAATCTGGCTGCGCTGAGAAAACAGATGGCGGATGTTCAGGGGCAGTTTACTGAACTTCTGAAGCAGTTGCCTACAGAGAAAGAAGTGCCGGGCTTACTTGAGGATATTTCTGAAATAGGCCGTTCCAGCGGGCTGGATATACAGGTGATCCAGCTGGCGGCAGAGCAAAAGAGTAAGTTTTATATTGAATTACCTATTAATATTCAGGTAACCGGGGCCTATCACCAGTTAGGTCAGTTCGTGAGTGGTGTCGCGGCACTGTCGCGAATCGTAACCTTACATGATTACAAAATTGTTCCGGGCAATGGTTCGTTATCAATGAATATCAGTGCAAAGACTTACCGTTATGATGACAGTAATTAA
- a CDS encoding pilus assembly protein PilP, whose protein sequence is MMTVIKYLKGVFIIALTFMMTACVWVEDPDDLRQFVQQVRQAKAPPIKPLPEFKPYHSFVYEGASLRDPFQSLVQINDTSHESKDVAIVDNGLRPDSDRPKSYLEEFSLDSLKMVGTIGMSNKRWALIKDNEGEVHRVSNGDYMGLDYGQVMTVSNGFIELKEIVPNGRGGWMTRQRSIVMDEE, encoded by the coding sequence ATGATGACAGTAATTAAGTATTTAAAGGGCGTTTTCATTATCGCGCTGACGTTTATGATGACCGCCTGTGTCTGGGTCGAAGACCCGGATGATTTGCGTCAGTTTGTTCAGCAGGTTCGGCAGGCTAAGGCTCCGCCGATTAAGCCTTTACCGGAGTTTAAGCCTTACCATAGTTTTGTATATGAAGGCGCAAGCCTGCGTGATCCGTTTCAGAGTCTGGTTCAGATAAACGACACCAGTCATGAGTCAAAAGACGTTGCTATTGTAGATAATGGTTTAAGGCCTGATTCTGATCGCCCTAAATCCTATCTGGAAGAGTTTTCCCTGGATTCTCTGAAGATGGTGGGAACGATCGGTATGAGCAATAAACGCTGGGCGCTGATTAAAGATAATGAAGGCGAAGTCCACCGTGTCAGTAATGGTGATTATATGGGGCTTGATTACGGTCAGGTAATGACAGTGAGTAACGGGTTTATTGAACTGAAAGAGATCGTGCCGAATGGCCGCGGTGGATGGATGACCCGACAGCGCAGCATAGTAATGGATGAAGAATGA
- the pilQ gene encoding type IV pilus secretin PilQ, protein MAKVISTLFFVCVTQLSLAADAQLLKSSFVSLPNDKLEMRFDFDVPPAVPKAYLTNSPARLVLDLWGVENSQDIRTLDIENGKVRSVNFAQVPGRLRVVMNLYEATAYDTYADGNSLFVVVGDQSKQDAKVASNGKSTVTETDASGNTDPSKEQRTRVQGVDFERTPEGGGRVVITLSDNTAGVDIVEEGNNIVVNLVGVALSQALQQRVDVQDFATPVMFIDSMASGENTSILVKPSAEPYDYLAYQTNNHLWIELKPLTAAALEEREERFPYSGERIDLDFQNVEVRSVLQILAEVAEKNLVVSDQVGGNITLRLKNVPWDQALDLILSTNKLDKRELGNVLLIGTAAEIAERERLELESSKQVEELAPLRTEFIQVDFRKASDMVARLTDARLISERGFILADDETNTLMIRETSKGLTEVRKTLSRFDIEVAQVLIEARLVTANTDVTKDLGVKWGAGYSNGSDFTLGSTIADVASPGGAVPSGLLVDLGANVTNASTIAIGYKPGSSSLLQLELSALESDERVDVISQPKIVTTNGKRALIESGSEIPFQTVDDGDISVEFKDVVLSLEVTPRINPGDRIAMDLVVKKDSIGDLLPNGEISIVNNELETSVVVPDGQTIVLGGVFENTKQNTVNKTPLLGDLPVVGALFRNKNSKNTKQELLIFITPKLVRESLSVR, encoded by the coding sequence ATGGCTAAAGTTATCAGTACATTGTTCTTTGTATGTGTTACGCAGTTATCACTGGCTGCTGATGCGCAGTTATTAAAGTCATCATTTGTTAGCCTGCCAAATGATAAACTGGAAATGCGGTTTGATTTTGATGTACCACCTGCCGTCCCTAAAGCGTATCTGACGAACAGCCCTGCCCGGTTAGTGCTGGATCTGTGGGGAGTGGAGAACAGTCAGGATATACGTACCCTGGATATAGAGAACGGTAAGGTACGCAGTGTGAATTTTGCTCAGGTGCCTGGGCGTTTGAGGGTAGTGATGAATCTCTATGAAGCCACTGCTTACGATACTTACGCTGATGGTAACAGTTTATTTGTCGTTGTGGGTGATCAGAGTAAACAGGATGCTAAAGTGGCATCTAACGGCAAAAGTACTGTCACAGAAACGGATGCTTCCGGTAACACTGATCCGAGTAAAGAGCAGCGTACCCGTGTTCAGGGAGTAGATTTTGAACGAACACCGGAAGGTGGTGGCCGGGTGGTGATCACCCTTTCTGATAACACTGCGGGTGTGGATATTGTTGAAGAAGGCAATAACATCGTTGTGAATCTGGTGGGCGTTGCTCTGTCGCAGGCGTTGCAACAACGGGTTGATGTTCAGGATTTTGCTACGCCTGTTATGTTTATTGATTCTATGGCGAGCGGTGAGAATACCAGTATCTTAGTGAAACCCTCCGCTGAGCCTTATGATTATCTGGCGTACCAGACAAATAACCACTTATGGATCGAGCTGAAACCCTTAACCGCAGCAGCACTGGAAGAGCGTGAAGAACGTTTTCCATACTCCGGTGAGCGCATTGACCTTGATTTTCAGAATGTGGAAGTCCGCTCGGTGCTGCAAATTCTCGCTGAAGTTGCGGAAAAAAATCTGGTGGTTAGCGATCAGGTTGGAGGGAATATCACGTTGCGGTTAAAGAATGTGCCCTGGGATCAGGCACTGGACCTGATTTTGAGTACCAATAAGCTGGATAAGCGCGAACTGGGTAATGTTCTGCTGATCGGTACAGCCGCTGAAATCGCTGAACGGGAACGGCTGGAGCTTGAAAGTAGCAAGCAGGTTGAAGAGCTGGCCCCTTTGCGGACAGAGTTTATTCAGGTGGATTTCCGTAAAGCGTCTGATATGGTCGCCAGACTGACAGATGCCCGTCTGATTTCGGAGCGGGGATTTATTCTGGCGGATGATGAAACCAATACGCTGATGATTCGTGAAACCAGTAAAGGTTTGACCGAGGTGCGTAAAACCCTGAGCCGTTTTGATATAGAGGTTGCTCAGGTCTTAATCGAAGCCCGGCTGGTTACCGCGAATACTGATGTGACAAAAGACCTGGGTGTTAAATGGGGTGCAGGCTACAGTAATGGCTCTGACTTTACACTGGGCAGTACCATTGCCGATGTGGCCAGCCCGGGAGGCGCGGTTCCTTCTGGTTTGCTGGTGGATCTGGGGGCAAATGTGACCAATGCTTCTACCATCGCAATCGGATATAAACCCGGATCAAGTTCTTTGCTGCAGTTAGAGCTGTCTGCACTGGAATCCGATGAGCGCGTGGATGTGATTTCGCAGCCAAAGATTGTTACTACGAATGGAAAAAGGGCATTGATTGAATCCGGTTCAGAAATACCGTTCCAGACGGTTGATGACGGTGATATATCGGTTGAGTTTAAAGATGTTGTATTATCCTTAGAAGTCACCCCGCGGATAAATCCGGGGGATCGGATTGCAATGGATTTAGTCGTCAAAAAAGACTCAATCGGTGATCTTCTTCCAAACGGTGAGATCAGTATCGTTAATAATGAACTGGAAACTTCAGTGGTTGTACCTGATGGGCAAACGATAGTGCTTGGCGGTGTTTTTGAGAATACCAAGCAGAATACGGTTAACAAAACTCCGTTGTTAGGGGACCTTCCGGTAGTAGGTGCCTTGTTCAGGAATAAGAATTCTAAAAATACCAAGCAGGAGTTATTGATCTTTATAACGCCCAAGCTGGTCCGGGAATCTTTATCAGTCAGGTAG
- the aroK gene encoding shikimate kinase AroK — protein sequence MNIFLVGPMGAGKSTIGRLLSQELKLDFVDSDRVIEERAGADIPWIFDVEGEEGFRQREVNVIDQLTTQDGQVLATGGGVVLREENRACLQGRGTVVYLTTSIEQQLERTSRDKNRPLLQQPDPEDVLTKLMTQRHPLYTQVADFSVVTDRRNPRSVVTEIVELLQQQKILK from the coding sequence TTGAATATTTTTTTAGTCGGTCCCATGGGGGCAGGTAAGAGTACGATTGGTCGCCTGCTTTCTCAGGAACTGAAGTTAGATTTTGTTGATTCAGATCGGGTGATAGAAGAGCGTGCCGGGGCAGACATTCCCTGGATCTTTGACGTGGAAGGTGAAGAAGGCTTTCGGCAGCGTGAAGTCAATGTGATTGACCAGCTCACCACTCAGGATGGTCAGGTTTTAGCTACCGGTGGTGGCGTAGTTCTTCGAGAAGAGAACCGGGCCTGTCTTCAGGGGCGCGGGACAGTCGTTTACCTGACGACATCTATTGAACAGCAACTGGAACGGACTTCCCGGGATAAAAACCGTCCGCTGTTGCAGCAGCCTGATCCGGAAGACGTTCTGACGAAGCTGATGACGCAGCGACACCCGCTTTATACACAGGTTGCCGATTTTTCGGTTGTAACTGACCGACGTAATCCCCGCTCTGTAGTGACTGAAATTGTTGAGCTTTTGCAGCAACAGAAAATTCTTAAATAG
- the aroB gene encoding 3-dehydroquinate synthase, translated as MTQQTLNVDLGDRSYPIFVGKDLFQPHMLKPYIRGNQVLIVSNTTVAPLYLKALKAALPDIQINEVILPDGEEYKSLTHLNAIYDELLLQKHNRTTTLIALGGGVVGDMTGYAAASYQRGVNFIQVPTTLLSQVDSSVGGKTGVNHPMGKNMIGAFHQPQVVLASVDALETLPDRELSAGLAEVVKYGFIYDEAFLCWLEDNMVDLVARDSAKLSQAIYRSCEIKAEVVAQDEREGGIRAILNLGHTFGHAIEAKQGYGNWLHGEAVAAGTMMAADLSCRMGWLTQDDVKRVENILVAANLPVKPPQDMSAADFIDLMSVDKKVLDGQLRLVLLKSLGEAVVTADFPAELLQETLTADTYC; from the coding sequence ATGACTCAGCAGACACTTAATGTTGATTTAGGTGACCGTTCGTATCCGATTTTTGTGGGCAAAGATTTATTTCAGCCGCACATGCTGAAACCGTATATTCGTGGCAATCAGGTATTGATTGTCAGTAATACGACAGTTGCGCCACTTTATCTGAAAGCACTGAAAGCGGCATTGCCGGATATTCAGATTAATGAAGTGATTTTGCCGGATGGTGAGGAATATAAAAGCCTGACACATCTGAATGCTATCTATGATGAGTTGCTTCTGCAGAAGCACAACCGAACGACCACGCTGATTGCGCTTGGTGGCGGTGTTGTGGGTGATATGACCGGCTATGCCGCGGCATCCTATCAGCGGGGGGTTAATTTTATTCAGGTGCCAACAACTCTGCTCTCTCAGGTTGATTCTTCGGTCGGCGGAAAAACCGGTGTAAATCACCCTATGGGCAAGAACATGATTGGTGCTTTCCATCAGCCGCAAGTTGTTTTAGCCAGTGTTGATGCACTGGAAACATTACCTGACCGGGAATTATCTGCCGGTCTGGCGGAGGTGGTTAAGTATGGATTTATCTATGATGAAGCCTTTCTTTGCTGGTTGGAAGATAACATGGTGGACCTGGTTGCCCGGGACAGCGCAAAGCTGAGCCAGGCAATTTATCGCTCATGTGAGATTAAGGCTGAAGTCGTTGCACAGGATGAGCGTGAAGGCGGTATCCGTGCGATATTAAACCTTGGTCACACTTTTGGTCATGCCATTGAAGCTAAGCAGGGATACGGCAACTGGCTACATGGTGAAGCCGTGGCTGCCGGCACAATGATGGCGGCAGACCTTTCCTGTCGTATGGGGTGGCTGACCCAAGATGATGTGAAGCGTGTTGAGAATATATTGGTGGCTGCGAACTTACCGGTTAAGCCGCCACAGGATATGTCTGCTGCTGATTTTATTGATCTGATGTCGGTAGACAAAAAGGTACTGGACGGGCAGTTGCGCCTGGTGTTGCTTAAATCTCTGGGTGAAGCAGTGGTAACAGCAGATTTTCCCGCTGAGCTGTTACAAGAAACGTTAACCGCCGATACCTATTGTTAA
- a CDS encoding AAA family ATPase produces MAQTPINQQALAAAFDSAQQRKSFYFEPASRVQMVDKLEHLSRFSDFLLVVTGEAGAGKSMLLEQLKVPETDTTLCASILRCDQPVNVSVLLRSLAKQLPVDIPEQADNRKLLALIYEACNVLSAQGMQWLVMVDDAEKLGKDALEFLLHLLTDTAALSAKPHVILFGLPELMTRLQQDHSIDQLDGQTHHQNLEPFTEDEARSYIIQRYKAAQSLSEDQLRQLFIISGGLPGGLNQAVENLFRAGEISQEKVSRGLPRVHLVSIAAVLIGVLLISLWQYWPEEQQSDDVRERVQLELPVTPAEKEAATIAIAEEPATRKILPIPSLEPELATEKAKEANAKAEAASGSKPVTPVAVAEAKNDPATESKDEGQSVAPAAAAKPEPQTSLKTVTKAELESESQAVKNTQVAVVKTAEKKPVPKPAAVTATAKPAEVAAAVTAKPEKAVTKPVAKAQAQETAKPAVNVAAAKPSVKEKPVAKPAIKPAAKPAEKSSVQRLSVSEQALLEWPTSGYTLQVLGAGLKKSADDFIRGQKEPQKFYLFRTTYKGNPWYVVVYGQYKSRQSASAASKSLPDDLRKLQPWARSIQGIQSEIKK; encoded by the coding sequence ATGGCGCAAACTCCGATAAATCAACAGGCACTGGCTGCGGCTTTTGATTCTGCTCAGCAGCGTAAGTCATTTTACTTTGAGCCGGCTTCCCGGGTGCAAATGGTTGATAAACTTGAGCATCTCAGTCGCTTCAGTGATTTTTTACTAGTTGTGACGGGGGAAGCGGGCGCCGGTAAATCAATGCTGCTGGAGCAGCTAAAAGTACCTGAAACAGATACCACGCTTTGCGCCAGTATCCTGCGTTGCGACCAGCCGGTTAATGTTTCAGTGCTGCTGCGCAGTCTGGCCAAGCAGCTGCCGGTAGACATTCCTGAACAGGCAGATAACCGCAAGCTTCTCGCGCTGATCTATGAAGCCTGTAATGTGTTATCTGCGCAGGGGATGCAATGGCTGGTGATGGTTGATGATGCTGAAAAGCTGGGCAAAGATGCACTGGAATTTCTGCTGCATCTGTTAACAGATACAGCGGCATTATCTGCTAAACCCCATGTGATTCTTTTTGGCTTACCGGAACTGATGACCCGCTTGCAGCAGGATCACAGTATTGATCAGTTAGACGGTCAGACTCATCATCAGAATCTGGAGCCTTTCACTGAAGACGAAGCACGCAGTTATATCATTCAGCGGTATAAAGCCGCACAGTCGCTTTCTGAAGATCAGTTACGTCAGCTATTCATTATTTCCGGCGGTTTGCCCGGTGGCCTGAATCAGGCGGTGGAAAATCTGTTTCGCGCCGGAGAAATCAGTCAGGAGAAAGTCTCCCGTGGCCTGCCCCGTGTGCATCTGGTCAGTATTGCGGCAGTTCTGATCGGTGTGCTGTTAATTTCATTGTGGCAGTACTGGCCGGAAGAACAGCAGAGTGATGATGTGCGTGAACGGGTCCAGTTGGAACTGCCGGTGACGCCGGCGGAGAAGGAAGCGGCGACGATAGCAATTGCAGAAGAGCCGGCGACCCGAAAAATATTGCCTATCCCTTCACTGGAGCCTGAATTGGCGACCGAAAAGGCGAAAGAAGCAAATGCCAAAGCAGAAGCTGCTTCAGGCAGTAAGCCGGTGACACCGGTTGCAGTTGCTGAAGCGAAGAACGATCCAGCTACCGAAAGTAAAGATGAAGGGCAAAGCGTAGCACCGGCGGCTGCGGCAAAACCTGAGCCACAAACGTCGCTGAAAACTGTTACTAAAGCAGAGCTGGAGTCCGAGTCTCAGGCGGTTAAAAATACTCAGGTAGCGGTGGTGAAAACTGCTGAAAAGAAACCTGTGCCAAAACCGGCAGCTGTAACGGCAACGGCAAAGCCTGCTGAAGTAGCCGCTGCGGTAACCGCTAAACCGGAAAAAGCTGTGACTAAACCTGTGGCGAAAGCACAAGCTCAGGAAACGGCTAAACCTGCGGTTAACGTGGCGGCTGCTAAACCATCAGTTAAAGAAAAGCCTGTCGCTAAGCCTGCAATAAAGCCCGCAGCTAAGCCTGCTGAAAAATCCTCAGTGCAGCGGCTTTCCGTCAGTGAGCAGGCTTTACTTGAATGGCCGACATCAGGCTATACCCTGCAGGTGTTAGGGGCGGGCCTGAAGAAAAGTGCTGATGACTTTATCCGGGGCCAGAAAGAACCACAGAAGTTTTACCTTTTCCGGACCACTTATAAGGGAAATCCGTGGTATGTGGTTGTCTATGGGCAGTATAAGAGTCGTCAGTCCGCATCTGCCGCCAGTAAGTCACTTCCTGATGATCTGCGTAAGTTGCAGCCATGGGCCAGATCCATTCAGGGTATTCAGTCAGAAATAAAAAAATAG